The Brasilonema sennae CENA114 genome includes a region encoding these proteins:
- a CDS encoding replication restart DNA helicase PriA — translation MQIVQNVRCPNCGSEGERHYLLDSQLTRTQCATCDYLMITCTRTNKVIEAYAPGILAPR, via the coding sequence ATGCAGATAGTACAAAATGTTCGCTGCCCAAATTGTGGTAGCGAAGGTGAAAGACATTATTTATTAGATAGTCAACTAACTCGGACACAATGTGCAACGTGTGACTACTTAATGATCACTTGTACACGTACTAACAAAGTGATTGAAGCTTACGCTCCGGGTATTCTTGCACCGCGTTAG
- the uvrC gene encoding excinuclease ABC subunit UvrC, with protein sequence MTTSAQIVPLVREPERLELRLQEIPPEPGVYLMRDGSDRIIYIGKSRKLRSRVRSYFRDSQRLSERIATMVKQVTEIEFIVTDTETEALALEANLIKQHQPYFNVLLKDDKKYPYVCITWSEDYPRIFITRKRQIGKEKDKFYGPYTDSGLLREILRLCKRIFPLRQRPQPLFKDRPCLNYDLGRCPGVCQLLVSPEEYRKTVQKVAMVFQGRSQELIETLTEQMQKAAEYENFESAARIRDQIAGLKSLSADQKVSLPDDTVSRDAIALFSDEQLACIQLFQIRAGQLVGRLAFVADAHAEPGAILQRVLEEHYQTADSVEIPTEILVQHELPDGEILADVLTARKGRKVTIFNPQRQVKAELIDMVERNAQYELQRTQKLSDRNQQAMHDLATILDLPELPHRIEGYDISHIQGSNAVASQVVFIDGLPAKQHYRHYKIKNPTVTTGHSDDFASLAEVIQRRFRKYIEEPHLARMGNPDWPDLIMIDGGKGQLSSVVAVLQEMNLLEDLRVISLAKRREEIFLPGESEPLETESEQPGVQLLRRLRDEAHRFAVSFHRQQRSDKLKRSRLDEISGLGHHRQKLLLGHFRSVDYIRQATPAQIAEVPGIGPRLAQEIYDYFHPS encoded by the coding sequence GTGACAACATCTGCTCAAATAGTACCACTCGTCAGAGAACCTGAACGCCTAGAACTCCGACTACAAGAAATTCCGCCAGAACCTGGAGTTTATTTGATGCGAGATGGAAGCGATCGCATCATCTACATAGGCAAATCGCGGAAGTTGCGATCGCGTGTTCGTTCTTATTTTCGAGACTCACAAAGACTGAGCGAACGCATCGCTACAATGGTTAAGCAGGTGACAGAAATTGAATTTATTGTCACCGATACCGAAACTGAAGCTTTGGCGTTAGAAGCCAACCTGATCAAGCAGCATCAACCTTATTTCAACGTATTACTCAAGGATGATAAAAAATATCCTTACGTGTGTATTACATGGTCAGAAGATTATCCGCGTATTTTTATCACTCGCAAACGTCAAATAGGGAAAGAAAAAGATAAATTCTACGGTCCTTATACTGATTCTGGCTTATTACGGGAGATATTGCGCTTGTGTAAGCGTATCTTTCCTTTGCGACAACGTCCTCAGCCATTGTTCAAAGATCGTCCTTGCTTGAATTACGATTTAGGACGCTGTCCGGGTGTATGTCAGTTGCTGGTTTCACCTGAAGAATACCGCAAAACTGTGCAAAAAGTGGCGATGGTTTTTCAAGGTCGAAGTCAAGAACTTATCGAGACTTTAACTGAGCAAATGCAAAAAGCAGCTGAATATGAAAACTTTGAGTCAGCAGCACGGATTCGTGATCAAATTGCTGGCTTAAAGTCCCTGAGTGCTGATCAAAAAGTGTCTCTACCAGATGATACAGTTTCCCGTGATGCGATTGCGCTCTTTAGTGACGAACAACTCGCCTGCATTCAATTATTCCAGATTCGTGCTGGGCAATTGGTAGGACGTTTAGCATTTGTCGCGGATGCTCACGCGGAACCAGGTGCTATCTTACAAAGAGTGTTGGAGGAGCATTATCAAACTGCTGACTCTGTAGAAATTCCCACAGAGATTTTGGTACAACACGAATTACCTGATGGGGAGATATTAGCGGATGTGCTGACTGCGCGTAAGGGAAGAAAAGTCACGATTTTTAATCCACAGCGACAAGTCAAGGCAGAATTGATTGATATGGTGGAGCGAAATGCTCAATATGAGTTGCAACGAACGCAAAAATTAAGCGATCGCAACCAACAAGCGATGCACGATTTAGCCACCATCCTCGATTTACCCGAGTTACCTCACCGCATCGAAGGTTACGACATTTCCCATATCCAAGGTTCAAACGCCGTTGCTTCCCAAGTCGTGTTTATTGACGGTTTACCCGCCAAGCAGCACTATCGCCATTACAAAATCAAAAATCCTACAGTCACAACAGGACACTCAGACGATTTTGCCAGTCTTGCTGAAGTTATCCAGCGTCGCTTTCGCAAGTATATCGAAGAGCCGCACTTAGCGCGAATGGGAAATCCTGATTGGCCCGACCTTATCATGATAGATGGTGGTAAAGGTCAGTTGTCATCTGTGGTTGCAGTCTTGCAAGAAATGAATTTATTGGAAGATTTGCGAGTCATTAGTTTGGCAAAACGGCGAGAAGAAATCTTTTTACCAGGAGAGTCCGAACCACTGGAAACTGAGTCAGAACAACCCGGAGTACAACTTTTGCGGCGTTTACGAGATGAAGCGCATCGATTCGCCGTGAGTTTTCATAGACAACAGCGCAGTGATAAATTGAAGCGATCGCGTTTAGATGAAATCTCTGGTTTGGGACACCATCGACAAAAGTTGCTCTTAGGACATTTTCGCTCTGTTGATTATATTCGACAAGCAACACCTGCACAGATTGCCGAAGTACCGGGTATTGGTCCTCGTTTGGCTCAAGAAATTTACGATTATTTCCATCCTTCTTGA
- a CDS encoding DUF1565 domain-containing protein — protein sequence MAPQGFHTRQKQNFRIQTGKSLTFTLSFPARLTALLVVSGGFIIPVSEVNAGAIDTKGIASTVTAQAPSVQDPSVQTPPLQAPTAASVIYVNPQTGTDSTSASNSEAAPYKTITYALNQAQPGTVIQLAPGTYNQENGETFPLLIKQGVTLRGDESTKGQGVLITGSGVYISPTFARQNMTIRADKDSTITGVTVTNPQQRGTGIWVESTNPIITNSTFTNSVRDGVFVTGQGNPKIENNVFVQNKGNGISVAKSATGEIRNNLFQDTGFGLAIGGTSTPLVEGNQIIGNQDGLFISESAKPVLRKNVIQKNKRDGIIVIMNASPDLGTAESPGGNLIRSNTAHDVNNSKGKNTIVAVGNDIDPKRILGQVEFVAAKVEPSAGGAVAFKDLPANYWAKSYIEALASKNIIAGFPDGTFKPDEPVTRAQFAAIVTKAFAPTAKRQVTNFSDVASNFWGFQVIQSAYQGGFVSGYPDRTFKPQQQIPRVQVLVSLASGMNLSVNNQNVLSIYNDASQIPNYATNSVAAATAQQLVINYPTVKELNPNRQATRAEVAAFVYQALVNKGSAKAIPSPYLVRTP from the coding sequence ATGGCACCTCAGGGATTTCATACTCGGCAAAAGCAAAATTTTCGCATTCAAACTGGTAAATCCCTTACATTTACCTTGTCTTTTCCAGCAAGACTAACCGCTTTATTAGTCGTTTCTGGTGGGTTCATAATACCAGTATCTGAGGTTAACGCTGGTGCGATCGACACTAAAGGTATTGCCTCAACTGTTACGGCGCAAGCTCCTTCAGTGCAAGATCCTTCAGTCCAAACTCCTCCACTACAAGCTCCAACCGCAGCGAGCGTTATTTACGTCAATCCACAAACTGGTACAGACAGCACTAGTGCTAGTAACTCGGAAGCTGCTCCATATAAAACCATTACCTACGCTCTTAATCAAGCCCAGCCAGGTACAGTTATTCAACTTGCTCCTGGTACTTATAACCAAGAAAATGGAGAAACTTTTCCACTTTTAATCAAACAAGGCGTGACGTTGCGCGGTGATGAATCGACAAAAGGTCAGGGAGTATTAATTACAGGTAGTGGCGTTTATATTAGTCCTACTTTTGCCCGTCAGAATATGACGATTCGTGCTGATAAAGATAGCACGATCACAGGAGTAACAGTCACCAACCCACAACAACGTGGTACTGGTATATGGGTGGAATCGACTAATCCTATAATCACAAATAGTACGTTTACTAATAGTGTACGAGATGGTGTTTTTGTTACAGGTCAAGGTAATCCAAAAATAGAAAATAATGTCTTTGTTCAAAACAAAGGCAATGGGATTTCAGTTGCTAAGTCGGCGACTGGAGAGATTCGGAATAATTTATTTCAGGACACAGGTTTTGGTTTAGCGATCGGTGGTACTTCCACACCCTTAGTAGAAGGAAACCAGATTATTGGAAACCAAGATGGTCTGTTTATTTCCGAATCAGCGAAACCAGTACTCCGTAAAAATGTCATTCAAAAGAATAAACGCGATGGCATAATCGTGATCATGAATGCTTCACCTGACCTTGGCACCGCTGAAAGTCCTGGCGGTAACTTGATCCGCAGTAATACTGCCCATGACGTGAACAACAGCAAGGGTAAGAATACTATTGTGGCGGTCGGCAATGATATTGACCCCAAGCGCATTCTTGGTCAAGTGGAATTTGTCGCCGCCAAGGTTGAACCATCAGCAGGTGGCGCAGTTGCGTTTAAGGATTTGCCAGCTAATTATTGGGCAAAAAGCTACATCGAAGCTCTAGCCTCTAAGAATATTATTGCTGGATTTCCCGATGGCACTTTTAAACCTGATGAACCTGTCACCCGTGCTCAATTTGCCGCCATTGTGACCAAAGCCTTTGCACCCACAGCTAAGCGCCAAGTCACAAATTTCAGCGACGTCGCCAGTAATTTCTGGGGTTTCCAAGTCATTCAATCTGCGTATCAAGGTGGCTTTGTTTCTGGGTATCCTGATCGTACCTTTAAACCACAGCAACAAATTCCGCGAGTGCAGGTACTAGTCTCCTTAGCAAGCGGTATGAACTTATCTGTGAATAATCAGAATGTTCTCTCCATATATAACGATGCTTCCCAGATTCCCAACTATGCCACCAATTCAGTAGCCGCAGCCACTGCACAGCAACTGGTGATAAATTACCCGACAGTTAAGGAGTTAAATCCCAATCGTCAAGCTACCAGGGCAGAAGTTGCTGCCTTTGTTTACCAAGCACTAGTTAATAAAGGAAGCGCTAAAGCAATTCCTTCTCCGTATTTGGTAAGAACTCCATAA
- a CDS encoding efflux RND transporter permease subunit encodes MKLLYEQVVGLPTPAEAEDIVVQKDYDGTLMRLKDVGRAVVGAQYYSATTLFDDSPAVILLAYQLPGTNAWNTTKAIKEKRAELQPNFPPG; translated from the coding sequence ATGAAATTGCTCTACGAGCAAGTTGTTGGTTTACCTACTCCTGCAGAAGCAGAAGACATTGTGGTGCAAAAAGACTATGATGGTACGCTTATGCGGTTAAAAGATGTTGGTCGAGCGGTAGTTGGGGCGCAATATTATAGTGCGACAACGTTATTTGACGATTCACCAGCAGTCATTTTGTTAGCTTATCAACTCCCAGGTACAAATGCTTGGAATACGACAAAAGCAATCAAAGAGAAAAGGGCGGAGTTACAACCCAATTTTCCGCCAGGATAA
- a CDS encoding DUF3493 domain-containing protein has product MTQQNNKTRINSEQYARLKAEATAPYRGLRQFIYITCGASGFIGIVIFLSKVLAGRDVESALPNLALQIGVVALMVFLWRWEQRRQQRPK; this is encoded by the coding sequence ATGACGCAACAAAATAACAAAACTCGTATTAATTCAGAACAATACGCCCGTCTCAAGGCAGAAGCCACAGCCCCCTATCGGGGCTTACGGCAATTTATCTACATTACTTGTGGTGCTTCTGGTTTTATTGGTATAGTCATCTTTCTTTCTAAGGTACTTGCAGGACGTGATGTTGAGAGCGCGTTGCCGAATTTAGCACTTCAAATTGGAGTCGTTGCTTTAATGGTTTTTCTTTGGCGTTGGGAGCAGCGTAGACAACAACGCCCCAAATAG
- a CDS encoding response regulator, with the protein MSGISPLFITKETPVILVADDDKSTRMLLRDAMEKEGYRVVEVSDGKQCLDVYASVKPDLVLLDAVMPIMDGFTCCKQLSKISSNFGNSTLANPVIESSLNTSAISLLWNSTPILMITGLDDPESVDRAFEAGATDYVTKPIHWAVLRQRVRRLLQQAQLYKQFEAATHALHELANIDGLTGVANRRRFDHYLNIKWLNLAQEQLPLSLILCDIDYFKLYNDKYGHPAGDVCLQKVAAVLNRLAQRNEDLVARYGGEEFAVIMPNTHAAGAVHVAASIQAGVRELQMDHSESEVSHYLTLSLGVATTLPSFEASSKTLVVAADKALYQAKAEGRNRIILKQLNC; encoded by the coding sequence ATGTCAGGCATAAGCCCATTGTTCATCACCAAAGAAACTCCTGTGATTCTCGTGGCTGATGATGACAAGTCAACGCGAATGCTGTTGCGTGATGCTATGGAAAAGGAAGGCTATCGAGTAGTCGAGGTTAGTGATGGTAAACAGTGTCTAGATGTATACGCATCTGTCAAACCTGATTTAGTTTTACTAGATGCTGTTATGCCTATTATGGACGGCTTTACATGCTGTAAGCAACTGAGCAAAATATCCAGCAATTTTGGTAACTCAACACTTGCTAATCCAGTGATAGAATCTTCATTGAACACCAGTGCGATTTCACTACTTTGGAATAGTACTCCCATATTAATGATTACTGGCTTGGACGATCCTGAGTCAGTGGATCGCGCCTTTGAAGCAGGAGCAACCGACTATGTCACCAAGCCTATTCACTGGGCTGTTTTGCGTCAGCGCGTACGAAGACTACTCCAACAAGCGCAACTGTACAAACAGTTTGAGGCTGCTACCCATGCTTTGCACGAACTTGCCAACATAGATGGATTAACTGGAGTGGCTAATCGTCGCCGCTTTGACCACTATTTAAATATTAAGTGGTTGAACTTAGCACAGGAGCAACTGCCTTTATCACTGATTTTATGCGATATCGACTATTTTAAACTTTACAACGATAAATATGGTCACCCTGCTGGAGATGTCTGTTTGCAAAAGGTAGCTGCTGTCTTGAACCGTTTGGCTCAGAGAAATGAGGATTTAGTAGCGCGTTATGGTGGTGAAGAATTTGCAGTGATTATGCCTAACACTCATGCTGCTGGTGCTGTTCACGTTGCAGCTAGCATACAAGCTGGAGTCAGGGAATTACAAATGGATCACTCAGAATCTGAGGTTAGCCATTACCTCACCTTGAGCTTAGGGGTAGCGACGACACTCCCCAGTTTTGAAGCTTCTTCAAAAACTTTAGTTGTTGCAGCAGATAAGGCGCTTTACCAAGCAAAAGCAGAAGGACGCAATCGCATTATACTCAAGCAATTGAACTGTTGA
- a CDS encoding chlororespiratory reduction protein 7 → MPDSLMYQQDYFVVLETNQPEQFLSALELLEKLKEILHTFKFEDLPPDLQSLDSVEARAKYLIDTSCELDVGSGRYLQWYAVRLEK, encoded by the coding sequence ATGCCAGATTCATTAATGTATCAACAAGACTATTTTGTCGTTTTAGAAACAAACCAACCCGAACAATTTCTTTCTGCTTTAGAGTTATTAGAGAAGCTCAAAGAAATTTTACACACATTTAAATTTGAGGACTTGCCACCCGATTTACAATCTCTTGATTCAGTAGAGGCACGAGCAAAATATTTAATCGATACGAGTTGCGAGTTAGATGTTGGTTCTGGTCGATATTTACAGTGGTATGCTGTTCGTTTAGAAAAATAA
- the ltrA gene encoding group II intron reverse transcriptase/maturase has protein sequence MSYLGTTNGLRKPLEDWSQINWRKINKAVRNLRQRIFLARKLGNWRKLRNLQKLMQRSYANLLLSVRKITQTNKGKATAGIDKEIINTPKQRVKLVNNWSGGNQDPTKRVMIPKANGKKRPLGIPTVRDRIEQAIIVNSLEPEWEAVFEPNSYGFRCGRSCHDAIAQNWIRLNASPNARNNWVLEADIQGFFDNIAHESILRQLGNFPNKNLIKGWLKAGFIFEGIYSPTETGTPQGGVCSPLLANIGLHGLETFIKSTNPKLGVVRYADDFIVTARDKGSLENAQIQIQQWLSERGLNLSTEKTFITSMADGFDFLGFNHRHYNGKLLIKPSKKKVLDFCKRIGQEIKAMNGCEQEVVIKRLNPILRGFANYYRGVVSKETFEYVKSRIWQYLWRWAKRRHPNKNTKWVRKRYFQTRNRKKWTFATSTSDRRGKQKDLILYPIAYTPIERHVKVKGEASPDDPSLKEYWEKRHQKYGKSYWEKNSRNYKIAQNQDWKCTCGEPLFNGEEIETHHIVPVAQGGLDDVKNLQHLHKACHKQVHTKSKSTRLK, from the coding sequence ATGTCGTACCTCGGTACAACAAACGGACTAAGAAAACCACTAGAAGATTGGAGCCAAATCAACTGGCGAAAAATCAACAAAGCGGTTAGGAATCTGCGTCAAAGAATCTTTCTCGCGAGAAAACTTGGTAACTGGCGGAAGTTGAGAAACCTCCAAAAGTTAATGCAAAGAAGCTACGCCAACCTATTACTCTCTGTTCGGAAAATCACTCAGACCAATAAGGGTAAAGCAACGGCAGGAATTGACAAAGAAATAATCAATACCCCAAAGCAGCGAGTGAAGCTGGTAAACAACTGGAGTGGAGGAAATCAAGATCCTACAAAACGGGTAATGATCCCCAAAGCCAACGGTAAGAAACGACCGCTCGGAATCCCAACCGTGCGCGACAGAATCGAACAGGCAATAATAGTCAATTCACTAGAACCCGAATGGGAAGCCGTATTTGAACCAAACTCCTATGGATTCAGGTGCGGTAGAAGCTGTCATGATGCCATAGCACAAAATTGGATAAGATTAAATGCAAGTCCAAATGCTAGAAATAACTGGGTTTTAGAAGCTGATATTCAAGGATTCTTCGACAATATTGCCCATGAATCTATCCTTAGACAACTAGGTAATTTCCCAAACAAAAACCTAATCAAAGGATGGTTAAAAGCTGGATTTATCTTTGAAGGGATATACAGCCCGACAGAAACGGGTACACCACAAGGAGGGGTTTGCTCCCCGCTCCTAGCCAATATCGGATTGCATGGATTAGAAACCTTTATAAAATCCACCAATCCAAAACTTGGAGTGGTTAGGTACGCTGATGATTTTATAGTCACAGCTAGAGACAAAGGAAGCCTCGAAAATGCCCAAATCCAGATTCAGCAATGGCTGTCAGAAAGAGGTTTGAATCTCAGTACGGAGAAAACGTTCATAACGTCAATGGCAGATGGTTTTGACTTCCTCGGCTTCAATCACCGCCATTATAATGGCAAACTGCTTATCAAACCCTCGAAAAAGAAAGTCTTAGACTTTTGTAAACGAATCGGTCAAGAAATAAAAGCAATGAACGGATGTGAACAAGAGGTAGTCATCAAAAGACTGAACCCAATTCTCCGAGGTTTTGCTAATTATTACAGAGGTGTGGTTAGTAAAGAAACCTTTGAATATGTCAAAAGTAGAATATGGCAATACCTCTGGCGTTGGGCTAAACGTCGCCATCCCAACAAGAACACAAAATGGGTACGGAAACGTTACTTTCAGACCAGAAATCGCAAGAAATGGACGTTCGCTACATCTACTAGCGACCGCCGAGGCAAACAAAAGGATTTAATCCTATACCCGATAGCGTACACGCCCATCGAACGCCATGTAAAGGTCAAGGGGGAAGCATCACCGGATGACCCCTCACTCAAAGAATATTGGGAAAAACGCCACCAAAAATATGGTAAGAGCTACTGGGAGAAAAACTCTCGGAATTATAAAATCGCTCAAAACCAAGACTGGAAATGTACCTGTGGTGAACCATTATTCAATGGAGAGGAAATAGAAACCCATCACATCGTACCTGTTGCTCAAGGTGGACTTGATGACGTAAAAAACCTTCAGCATCTACACAAAGCGTGTCATAAGCAGGTACACACAAAATCCAAGTCAACTCGCTTGAAGTAA
- a CDS encoding transposase, with product MYPQDIRASLGVKMLRSIFEQFVQESPVSVMARGLMERVFAPERMDKLFETHAKVQHQQELLFSSQVDLMSLVVCGIQKSVHAAYKARATNLIVSTTALYKKLCGVELSVSQALVRETASDLRVLIEIMGGEQPNPLPGYRHKIVDGTCLAATDHRLDAIRLFAAKALPGKAIVVLDPLSKLVIDIILCQDGHANERSLFDNVLSGVQPNDVWTGDRNFCTAKFLWTIAQQKAFFVIRQHGSLGWTELSTLRALGQTDTGNLFEQCIEICYEGNRLKCRRVVLKLFVPTRDKEWEIAILTNLPLSHADAAKIAELYRNRWSLETLFQTVTENFNAEIQTLAYPKAALFSFSMALVTYNILATLKAALGSVHGIAKIDAGLSDFYLVDEIQGTYRGMMIAIPSQQWEIFRTYSLDQMGQLLQQLATGVNLKRFLKAIRSPKKKRQPLIVDHRHRHVSTARLLDIY from the coding sequence ATGTATCCTCAAGATATAAGGGCGAGTTTGGGTGTCAAGATGCTACGCTCCATTTTTGAACAATTTGTCCAAGAAAGTCCAGTAAGTGTAATGGCACGAGGATTAATGGAGCGTGTATTTGCCCCGGAACGGATGGATAAATTATTTGAAACTCACGCGAAAGTACAGCACCAGCAAGAATTACTATTTTCCAGCCAAGTAGATTTGATGAGTTTGGTGGTGTGTGGAATTCAAAAATCGGTTCATGCCGCCTATAAAGCCAGAGCAACAAACCTGATTGTGAGCACCACAGCACTATATAAAAAGCTCTGCGGTGTAGAACTGAGTGTGAGTCAAGCATTGGTAAGAGAAACAGCGAGCGATTTGCGAGTGCTAATTGAAATCATGGGTGGAGAACAGCCAAATCCACTACCAGGATATCGGCATAAAATTGTAGATGGGACTTGTTTGGCTGCTACAGACCATCGATTAGATGCAATTCGTTTATTTGCAGCTAAAGCTTTGCCAGGTAAAGCAATAGTTGTATTAGATCCACTATCAAAACTGGTAATAGATATTATTCTTTGTCAAGATGGTCATGCAAATGAGCGGAGTTTATTTGATAATGTGCTGTCTGGTGTACAACCAAACGATGTTTGGACTGGAGACCGGAATTTTTGCACAGCCAAGTTTCTGTGGACGATTGCACAGCAAAAAGCTTTCTTTGTGATTCGGCAACATGGGTCTTTAGGTTGGACAGAACTGAGCACCTTAAGAGCTTTGGGTCAAACCGATACAGGAAATCTTTTTGAGCAGTGCATCGAAATTTGTTACGAGGGAAATCGTTTAAAATGCCGACGAGTTGTGCTGAAGTTGTTTGTGCCAACACGAGACAAAGAATGGGAAATAGCGATTTTGACAAACTTACCCTTAAGCCACGCTGATGCGGCAAAAATAGCCGAGTTATATCGTAATCGTTGGAGTCTAGAAACCCTTTTTCAAACCGTAACTGAAAATTTTAACGCCGAAATTCAAACGTTAGCCTATCCTAAAGCTGCCCTGTTCTCGTTTTCGATGGCGTTAGTAACATACAACATTCTCGCCACTCTAAAAGCCGCCTTAGGAAGCGTACATGGCATCGCCAAAATTGATGCAGGTTTGTCTGATTTCTACTTAGTAGATGAAATTCAAGGCACATATCGCGGGATGATGATTGCTATTCCATCCCAGCAGTGGGAAATATTCAGGACATATTCTTTAGACCAAATGGGACAACTTTTACAACAGCTGGCGACTGGCGTGAATCTCAAACGTTTTCTCAAAGCCATAAGAAGTCCGAAGAAAAAACGCCAACCTTTAATTGTTGATCATAGACATCGTCATGTTTCGACTGCACGCCTTTTAGATATCTATTGA